ACCGGCAggtattaccctacttttcTTCAGTAGTCGGAAAGTCAATTTTACGGCCCACTTTAACCTCCTGCTACATAACGACGCATTCATTCATACAGATTTTCATGCCTCTATTTTGCCTTGAGAGAGAAGGACCACCGTCAGCTCTGATGTCATATCTCGCAAATACTAGTTCTACAGCGTATTTGCAGCCCAAAGCCATGATAACAGATCATGAAACAAAGAAAAACCTAATGAGGGTGCCAAATAGACCATGATGGCGTGAATCGTTGAAGCTGATAGATCAGAGATGTGGAGGAAAGGCGGGTGGGTGATACGACGAAGAAATATGTGGAAAGAGCGAGTTAATATAGAGACGGAACTCGAGGCCGCCCTTGGAAGCCATCGTCAGGGCTTGAGAGGATATTCATGAGAAATCAACGTTTTGCTCAATAGTTGACAGGGCCTACGGGGCAAGCTACGTTCTCAACCCACGAGCTTCCTTTGACCTAGAAACTGAAAGTCTATCTCATAGAAAAATGAGAGTCTGAAGGAGGGATTGAACCTCGGACTCCAAAAATAGAAGCCACCGGGGTCAATTACCTAGCGTTGAGGTCGGGAGTGGGCAGTCCCAACTATTGCGCCAAAGCATCTCCGCGTCCGATGGGTGACAGATGGAGAGCAAAAGTTGTACATATGGCCTTGCGGCGACACAGTGTATCCACGAATACTGGCAGTGAAGGGAGGATAACAGTTCTATCGCATGCTGACAGATATTCCCCAGCTAATATTTTCCTCTGATCGAAACCCTCCATGCAGGCATGAACCTTGTGCTGCCCTCGCTTTGTTAGACGTGATGACTTTGATGAGACGCCTTATTTCGAGCACCGGTTCGCtatctaccttaccttagtatGATACCTCGGCATGCCTGATTACTCGCCTGGAGCTCTCTCTTGGATTGATGGTTCGTCGTCTGGAGGAGAAGGTTTGCGGGCGCGATTATGTAATGACCCCTGTTTCCACAATGGTATTCCAACTACATCCCTTCGCGTTGCGACAATTCCTTCGCTGCCTCCAACTCGGGAAGTTTTCTTTGATTGAGTTCTTCTTTACAATACAATTCGGTTTAAAAGAAAATGGCTCTGTTTTAGCACCAGGGACCACCGTTCACGATGCCGAGATGTGTCCCTGTCCCGCCAAGGCCGTGCCCAGACTTCCAAGTCTCCGCTCACCACTCATTTTCCGTTCTGATTCTCGCACATCTCGAGGCAAATGAAGCACTAAGACGTGGGATTGGAACCAAGACCACGACCATTGTCATGACACCTTCGATAAGATGCTTGGCAGTGCGGGGAAGCTGGCTTGCAGCGTTTGGCCTGCGAATGGGGCACAATATGAAAGTGAGGGAGGTGTTTTCCTACGTTCTTTTCTGCGAAGCCTAGAAGTTCTATAAATTTTCCTCATTTCCCGTTGGATTATCTTGAAACTCAGCTTTTTTGGAATCCAAGCTCAAGCTTACTGTCAAAGATTTGCCATCGCCGTCTCGTAAACCTTCTCGGCCACTCCCGCTGCCATGAAACTCTCTTTGTTGAACCGAAAGGCTGAGCCAGATGCCAAAGATCCCACTTTTGTCCCGATTGAAGTTAAAGAGGCTCTCAAAGTTGCTCCCGAGGTTTAAGATTATGCTGGCGCGCATGCGAAGTATGACCCAACCGAGATCGCCCTGGTGCGTCGTCTTGACTGGATGATCATGCCTATACTATGGTAAGAAGGCCTTTCCACCCGGATTTGGATATCTGCCTCTACTGAAGAAACTTTAAGGTTCATGTACTGGCTCAATTACTTAGTGAGAATACTCCAACTCCAAGACCTCTCAGCATGCATTTCTGACCTACGTGCAAGGACCGCAACGCCATTGCCCTAGCCAGACTCAACACCCTCGAAGAAGACCTCAATCTCACCTCGACAGAATACCAAACATGCGTCTCGATACTCTTTGTCGGATACGTCATCGTCGGTATCCCCGCAAACATGGTCGTGACGCGAGTCCGCCCAAGCCTGTGGATGAGCTCCTGCATGGCCGTCTGGGCCATCATTAGTGCCCTCACGGCAGTCAGCCAGAATTACACGGGCTTACTGCTCACTCGCTTCTTCCTCGGCATCACCGAAGCGCCTTACTATCCAGGTGCGCTATACGTGCTCGCTACGTTCTACACGCGTAAGGAGTTGGCGACGAGAATATCGATTCTGTATACTGGGAATATCCTAGCAACGGCCTTTGCTGGATTAATTGCGCTTGGGACCTTCCAGATGCACGGCATGGTTGGTTGCGTCCCCTTAAAATCTGATGCTAATGTTTACAAGAGGGTAGGCCGGTATCGCGGGCTGGAGATGGCTTTTCATCATCCAGGGCGTAGTCACCCTCATCATCGCCATAATAGCCTTCTTCATCCTTCCCGATGAACCCCTCACTACGAGATGGCTAAGCCCAGAAGAGCGTATCCTAGCCAACGAGCGCATTTTGCGAGACACGGTCGGAAACACTGGCCAAACTACAACCTGGTCCGGTCTCCTTGAGGCTGCCAAAGATCCGAAGGTCTGGCTCTTCACTGCAATGCAACACTGTCATCTTGGCGCCAACGGGTTCAAGAACTTCTTTCCGACCGCGGTTGAGACTTTGGGTTTTGGTGAAACGATTACGCTAGTCCTCACTTGTCCTCCGTATCTTATTGCGGGAATAATATCGATTGCTTGGTCCTGGTCCTCTGGAAGATTCAATGAACGTACTTGGTCAGTTTAAAACCAGCTGTCAGATTCGAGTGACGTACATGTTGATCATGAACAAAGGCACGTCACCATCGCAAAATCAATTGCAGTATTCGGCTTCATCCTCGGCTGTGCTACACTTAATACAGGTGCCAGATATTGTCAGCATTCCTCCCTCGAGACCTTCTAGGTGCTTTGCTAACCTCTCAGTCTCCATGGTTGTATTCTCTGTGGGGACATATGCAGTGAACTCAATCATACTGGGGTGGGTCTCGGCGACTTGCTCCCAGACGAAAGAGAAAAAGGCATCCTCCCTCGCCATCGTCAACTGCATCGCCGTCGCATCCTTCATCTGGACACCCTACATGTGGCCAAAGTCCGACGAGCCTCGATACGTCATGGCGATGTCTTCGAGCGCGGCGCTTAGCGTTGCGACTGCCATGGGCGCGTGGGCGATGCGGTTCTGGCTCAAGAATGAGAACAGGAAGATTCGGCAATCCGAGAACGAAAACGTTCTATTTTATGCGTACTGAGGGGGGAGATGATAGGAGAGACATGCAGGACGCTTGGCACAAAGACATTGTTGATTATTTTTCGCCACATGTTTTTCAGCCTAGACACTCAATGACATAGCAATCCCTGAAGTACCCCTTCCCGTTGTAATCCCCAAACGCAGCGACGGGATGCCTGTTCACCAATTGCCACATCTCACAGTCCTCCTCGACTCCATCGATGGTCATCCTGATCGCCCGGCCCTTCCGTCTTTCCCTAAGCTCAAGCTCCAACGCTGATTTCAAGTAGACCCACGCAACAATGTCAGGACCAGTGAGACCTGAAGAAATTAGTCTTGGAAGCAGATAGTCGAGAACGGTGGTGATAAAGTTTGTGCCCTCGGACAAGCCTGCAGCCATCCTGAGCAGGACATCCACCCGAAGAACAGTGAATTGCTGCCGCTGTTGCATGTTCATGCCACAAACAATACCAAGAATGACCTTGGCGAGTGCATCTGTGCCCGAGGACTGCACA
The window above is part of the Colletotrichum lupini chromosome 9, complete sequence genome. Proteins encoded here:
- a CDS encoding vitamin H transporter 1; this encodes MKLSLLNRKAEPDAKDPTFVPIEDRNAIALARLNTLEEDLNLTSTEYQTCVSILFVGYVIVGIPANMVVTRVRPSLWMSSCMAVWAIISALTAVSQNYTGLLLTRFFLGITEAPYYPATAFAGLIALGTFQMHGMAGIAGWRWLFIIQGVVTLIIAIIAFFILPDEPLTTRWLSPEERILANERILRDTVGNTGQTTTWSGLLEAAKDPKVWLFTAMQHCHLGANGFKNFFPTAVETLVSMVVFSVGTYAVNSIILGWVSATCSQTKEKKASSLAIVNCIAVASFIWTPYMWPKSDEPRYVMAMSSSAALSVATAMGAWAMRFWLKNENRKIRQSENENVLFYAY